One genomic region from Sander lucioperca isolate FBNREF2018 chromosome 3, SLUC_FBN_1.2, whole genome shotgun sequence encodes:
- the lamp1a gene encoding lysosome-associated membrane glycoprotein 1a — protein sequence MKLSHALAALIIAWFAVLGCIQAVTLEVNDGNSTCIKAELSASFSITYNTSNSTRTVQVPLPDSTTVDTGSSSCSTGDRSSWLVAVFGPGHALRLSFSTNGSLYSVTNLTLQYNLSDTSIFPEAKSSDVVTVVSDSVGIWATSNTTYRCVSPTTFGLGGATVTFSDMRLEAYMPGNDLSPTESVCMADQGSTTAPPTTATPTTARTTTTAAPAPTPPGTPERGTYSLIKNNNTVCLLAQMGLQLNVSYFSLSQNKTIQELVNLTPNLTSASGSCEASSASLVLTQEQTITLNFTFTLNSTSNKYHLSGITLLANWSDATAPVTASNTSLDYLRSTLGRSYMCNAEQTLAVVPAFSLNTFRLQVQPFEVTTNQFATAEECRMDQDQMLIPIIVGAALAGLVLIVLIAYLIGRKRSHAGYQTI from the exons ATGAAACTCTCTCACGCTTTGGCCGCGCTCATCATCGCCTGGTTTGCGGTTTTGG GTTGCATTCAGGCTGTTACTCTTGAGGTGAACGATGGGAACTCCACCTGCATTAAGGCTGAGCTCTCTGCATCGTTCTCCATCACGTACAACACCTCCAACAGCACG AGAACAGTGCAGGTCCCTCTGCCTGACTCCACCACGGTGGATACAGGCAGCAGTTCATGTAGCACAGGCGACAGATCATCATGGCTGGTGGCGGTGTTTGGACCCGGCCACGCACTCAGGCTGAGCTTTTCAACCAATGGAAGCCTGTACAGTGTCACTAACCTGACGCTGCAGTACAACCTCAGTGACACTTCCATCTTCCCTGAGGCTAAAAGCTCTG ATGTGGTCACTGTGGTGTCAGATTCAGTTGGGATCTGGGCGACGAGCAATACCACCTACCGCTGCGTGAGCCCCACCACTTTTGGACTTGGTGGAGCAACTGTCACTTTCTCTGATATGAGGCTGGAGGCGTACATGCCAGGAAATGACCTGAGTCCAACAG AAAGCGTATGTATGGCAGATCAGGGCAGCACTACAGCTCCACCTACTACAGCTACACCTACTACTGCCCGTACTACAACAACTGCAGCCCCAGCACCAACCCCTCCAGGAACACCTGAGCGGGGCACCTACTCTTtaatcaaaaacaacaacaccgtATGTCTCCTGGCCCAAATGGGACTGCAGCTCAACGTCTCCTATTTTTCTCTATCTCAGAATAAG ACTATCCAAGAATTAGTCAACCTGACTCCCAATCTGACAAGTGCATCAGGATCATGTGAAGCCAGCAGTGCTTCCTTGGTTTTGACACAGGAGCAGACCATCACGCTCAACTTCACCTTCACTCTG AACTCCACGAGCAACAAGTACCACCTGAGTGGGATAACTCTGCTTGCCAATTGGTCTGATGCGACTG CTCCCGTCACAGCCAGTAACACCAGTCTGGACTACCTGCGGAGTACGCTGGGCCGCTCCTACATGTGTAACGCGGAGCAAACTCTGGCTGTGGTGCCAGCCTTCTCTCTCAACACATTCAGACTGCAGGTCCAACCCTTTGAAGTCACTACCAACCAGTTTGCTACCG CGGAGGAGTGTCGGATGGACCAAGACCAGATGCTCATCCCCATCATTGTTGGAGCCGCCCTTGCCGGCCTGGTGCTGATCGTCCTCATTGCATATCTAATAGGCAGGAAGAGGAGCCACGCTGGATACCAGACCATCTGA
- the grtp1a gene encoding growth hormone-regulated TBC protein 1-A: protein MEKKNKATDRTLSPVDGRAKDRVDSVDPYGFERSKDFDYESYEELMSEYLVVLTRRSIKWSKLLKGKRKVQKNVKLKRYVRKGIPNEHRALIWMAASGAQDQLERNPGYYQSLLRAEHDPKLVETICTDLNRTFPDNVQFRKTSNPCLQKALYNVLLATGYHNPVVGYCQGMNFIAGYLLIITKDEEKSFWLMEALLGRILPDYYSPVMLGLKTDQEVLGELVKVKIPGVWQTMMDHNVMWTLVVSRWFICLYIDILPVETVLRIWDCLFYEGSKILFRVALTLIHHNQALIQQAQSLPDVCQNFKQITHGPFVDECHTFMQKIFTEPGSLSMATLTKLRATIRSRIITEELGPTDPEN from the exons ATGGAGAAGAAGAACAAGGCGACCGATCGGACCCTCTCCCCGGTTGACGGTAGAGCCAAAGACAGAGTGgacag CGTGGATCCGTATGGCTTTGAGCGCTCAAAGGACTTTGATTACGAGTCATACGAGGAGCTCATGTCTGAGTATCTAGTTGTGCTCACCCGACGATCCATCAAGTGGTCCAAACTACTGAAGGGCAAACGCAAGGTGCAGAAGAATGTGAAAC TAAAGCGTTATGTACGTAAGGGGATTCCCAATGAGCACCGGGCTCTGATCTGGATGGCAGCCAGTGGGGCCCAAGACCAGCTAGAGAGGAACCCAGGATACTACCAGTCCTTGCTCCGAGCCGAGCATGACCCCAAGCTGGTGGAGACCATCTGCACAG acTTGAACAGAACATTTCCAGACAACGTCCAGTTCCGCAAGACATCCAACCCATGTCTGCAGAAAGCTCTGTACAATGTGCTACTGGCTACTGGCTACCACAACCCAGTTGTGGGCTACTGTCAG GGGATGAACTTCATAGCTGGGTATCTTCTTATCATCACAAAAGATGAAGAGAAGTCCTTCTGGCTGATGGAAGCACTACTCGGTAGAATTTTACCTG ACTACTACAGTCCAGTCATGCTGGGGCTCAAGACGGACCAGGAGGTGTTAGGGGAACTGGTGAAAGTTAAAATCCCCGGAGTCTGGCAGACCATGATGGATCATAATGTCATGTGGACCCTGGTGGTCTCCCGATGGTTCATCTGTCTCTACATAGATATCTTGCCAGTAGAg ACAGTTTTGCGGATTTGGGATTGCCTGTTCTACGAGGGCTCTAAAATCCTGTTCCGTGTAGCTCTCACACTGATCCACCACAACCAGGCTCTGATTCAACAGGCCCAGTCACTGCCGGACGTCTGCCAAAACTTCAAGCAGATCACCCATGGGCCATTTGTTGATGAATGCCACACTTTCATGCAG AAAATCTTCACTGAACCAGGAAGTCTCTCCATGGCAACCTTGACTAAGCTGCGGGCGACAATTCGATCTCGCATTATTACGGAAGAACTCGGCCCAACTGATCCTGAAAATTAA